The DNA segment AATCCTTGCCGCCCGAAAACAGCAGGGCGGGGCGTTCAAAAGCGGCAGCCACTTCACGCAGGATGAAGATGGTTTCCTCTTCCAGCGCATCCAGGTGGCGGTTGCTGAGGTGGCTCAGCACGGAAGTATCCACACGGGCGTTCATAAATACACTTTCAAGCGAAACAGGTCTCTGGCGCTGACGCAGCAAGCGCCAGAAGCCAATGTTTTTCAGTGGGCGATGTGCAGGCCGCACTCGCGGTTGTCTTCGCCCTTGGTGGGGTCCACGTAGTCGAAGTTGTTGGGCAGGCCATGCTGTTCGCAGTATTCGTACAGGTCCTTGGACGACCAGTGCAGCAGCGGCGCCACCTTGATCAACCCGTCGGGGTTGATGCTCACGGGATCCATCTGGGCCCGCACGGCGGTGTCGGTGGCGCGCAGCGCGGTGAACCAGACCTTGGGCGCGGTCTCGCGCAGGGCGCGGGCAAAGGGCTCCAGCTTCACTTCTTCGGTGAAGGCAGCATGGCGGGGATCATCCAGCGCCGGCGTGGCGCCTTCCACGGCTTCGCGGTGGGCGCGGGAGCGGCGCGGCAGGTAGATCTTCAGATTCAGATTCAGCTGCTTGGTGACCGCATCGGCGAACTGGTAGGTGGCTTCGGTGTTGTAGCCGTTGTCCATCCACACCACGGGGACGCCGGGCTGGGCCTGGGCGACCAGGTGCAGGATCACGGCCTCGAACGGGCGGAAGTTGGTGGTGACGATGGTGGGCTGGTTCAAACCCACGGCCCAGCGCACCAGGGCCTGGGCGTCACGGCCCAGCTCGGTGTTGATGCGGGCCAGATCCAGAGCGGGGGCGAGCTGGCTCATGCTTGCTCCTCGGCGAAATGGGGCTTGGTGTGCACGGCATCGGCCTGGTAGTAGCCGCCAAAGCGCTCGAACTGGCGCTGGGCATCGGCCGCATCCACGTCTGCACGCAGCACGGCAGAGCTGAAGCCGGTGCGCTCCATCTGCACCAGCTGGTCGATCAGCACATCGCCGGTGGCGCGGATGTCGCCGGAAAAGCCACGGCGGCGGCGCAGCAGATAGGCCTGGCTGAAGGCGCGGCCATCGGTGAAGTTGGGGAAATGCAGGTCAACCTGGGTGATGCCGTCCAGATTGGCTTCCAGGGCATTCGCATCATTGGCCAGCACCAGCACGCTGGTGTCGCCTTCGGCGGGGCCGGCGTAGGCGGAGTGGGTCAGGATTTGCATAGGGGTTCCTTGTTCTTGTTCTGGCGCTCAGGCTGCCGCTTCTTCCTCTTCGGCAGCGGGGTGGCGCGCGGCCTTGCCGGCTTCCTTGAACGGGTCCAGGCCAATGCGGCGCACGGCATCGATGAAATGCTCGCCGGGCTGGCGCAGGTTGCGGTAGGTGGTCAGGACAGCTTCCAGCACGTCGGGCACCTCGGCGGCACTGAACGAGGGGCCGATCACCTTGCCGGCCACGGCTTCGCCCGACAGGCTGGAGCCGTCCGAGCCGCCCAGCGTGACCTGGTACCACTCCTTGCCATCCTTGTCGACGCCCAGAATGCCGATGTGGCCGCTGTGGTGGTGGCCGCAGCTGTTGATGCAGCCGCTGATGTGCAGGTCGATCTCGCCGATGTCGTCCAGCTCGTCGAGGTCCTGGTAGCGCTGTGTGATGGCTTCGGCAATCGGCAGGCTGCGGGCATTGGCCAGAGCGCAGAAGTCGCCGCCGGGGCAGGCGATCATGTCGGTCAGCAGCGCCACGTTGGTGCTGGCCAGACCCAGGGAGCGGGCCGCCTGCCACAGCGCGTGCAGCTGGCTGACCTGGACCCAGGGCAGCATCACGTTCTGGTCGTGGGTCACGCGGGCTTCGCCGGCAGAGAAGCGGTCCACCAGCTGGGCCAGGGCATCCAGCTGGTCGCTGGTGGCATCGCCGGGGGCCTGGCCGGTGCGCTTGAAGGACAGCGTCACGGCGCGCAGGCCGGCCAGCTTGTGGGCGTGGACGTTGCGGCTGATCCAGCGCGCAAAAGCGGGCTCCTGCGCGGCCTGGGCAATCAGGGTCTGTTCATCGGCTGCCGCGTCGGCCACGGCGGGCAGTGCGGGCGTGGTGAACATGGCAGCCACGCGGTCGAATTCGGCCTGGGGCACGGTGTGGGGGCCACCGTCGACTTCCACGATCTGGCGGAATTCCTCTTCCACCGCATCGATATAAGCCTGGCCTTCGGCCTTGACCAGAATCTTGATGCGGGCCTTGTACTTGTTGTCACGGCGTCCCAGCTCGTTGTAGACGCGGACGATGGCCTCGATGTAGTTCATGATCTGGTTCCAGGGCAGGAACTCACGGATCACCGTGCCGATCACCGGCGTGCGGCCCATGCCGCCACCCACAAAGACCCGGAAGCCCACTTCGCCGGCTGCGTTCTTGAGCACATGCAGGCCCACATCGTGCCAGCCGGTGGCAGCACGGTCTTCGGCGGCTCCGGTGATGGCGATCTTGAACTTGCGCGGCAGGAAGGCGAACTCCGGATGCAGCGTGGTCCACTGGCGCAGAATTTCTGCGTAGGGGCGGGGGTCGACCACCTCGTCGGGCGCAATGCCGGCCAGCGCATCGGTGGTGGTGTTGCGGATGCAGTTGCCGCTGGTCTGGATGCCGTGCAGGTTCACGGAAGCCAGCAGGTCCATCACATCGGCGGCCTTGGACAGCGGAATCCAGTTGAACTGCACATTGGTGCGCGTGGTGAAGTGGGCGCAGTGCGTGGGCAGGAAGGTCGTGCCCAGCTTGCCCTGGCCTTCCATGGCGGCCTTGAACACGGCGGCTTCGGGTTCGTCGTACTCGCGGGCGACGCGGGCCAGCACGCGGATCTGGTCGGAATTGATTTCCCCATAGGGCACGGCCACACGCAGCATGGGGGCGTAGCGCTGCACGTACCAGCCGTTTTGCAGGCGCAGCGGGCGGAAGTCATCTTCCGGGAGCTTGCCGCTTTGCCAGCGCTCCAGCTGGTCTCGGAACTGGTCAGCGCGCTGCTGGACGAAGGCTTTGTCGAAGTCGGTGTATTGGTACATGGCTACGGTGCTTGCGTGGGGGGCACGGGCCGTGCATGCGATGCCGGCCTGACTCTATGGGGCCGCACTGTAGAGAAAGCTTATATGGAAACAAACTATTGTTTTTTCCTTCATGTATATCTGTTTGTGTATATAGAACTGTCATGCACGCTGACTAGCGCTGACAGGCGGTGCAAAAAAGCCCGCGCAAGGCGGGCTGGATGGGC comes from the Comamonas terrigena NBRC 13299 genome and includes:
- a CDS encoding phosphoadenosine phosphosulfate reductase family protein, whose amino-acid sequence is MSQLAPALDLARINTELGRDAQALVRWAVGLNQPTIVTTNFRPFEAVILHLVAQAQPGVPVVWMDNGYNTEATYQFADAVTKQLNLNLKIYLPRRSRAHREAVEGATPALDDPRHAAFTEEVKLEPFARALRETAPKVWFTALRATDTAVRAQMDPVSINPDGLIKVAPLLHWSSKDLYEYCEQHGLPNNFDYVDPTKGEDNRECGLHIAH
- a CDS encoding DUF934 domain-containing protein — translated: MQILTHSAYAGPAEGDTSVLVLANDANALEANLDGITQVDLHFPNFTDGRAFSQAYLLRRRRGFSGDIRATGDVLIDQLVQMERTGFSSAVLRADVDAADAQRQFERFGGYYQADAVHTKPHFAEEQA
- a CDS encoding nitrite/sulfite reductase, which gives rise to MYQYTDFDKAFVQQRADQFRDQLERWQSGKLPEDDFRPLRLQNGWYVQRYAPMLRVAVPYGEINSDQIRVLARVAREYDEPEAAVFKAAMEGQGKLGTTFLPTHCAHFTTRTNVQFNWIPLSKAADVMDLLASVNLHGIQTSGNCIRNTTTDALAGIAPDEVVDPRPYAEILRQWTTLHPEFAFLPRKFKIAITGAAEDRAATGWHDVGLHVLKNAAGEVGFRVFVGGGMGRTPVIGTVIREFLPWNQIMNYIEAIVRVYNELGRRDNKYKARIKILVKAEGQAYIDAVEEEFRQIVEVDGGPHTVPQAEFDRVAAMFTTPALPAVADAAADEQTLIAQAAQEPAFARWISRNVHAHKLAGLRAVTLSFKRTGQAPGDATSDQLDALAQLVDRFSAGEARVTHDQNVMLPWVQVSQLHALWQAARSLGLASTNVALLTDMIACPGGDFCALANARSLPIAEAITQRYQDLDELDDIGEIDLHISGCINSCGHHHSGHIGILGVDKDGKEWYQVTLGGSDGSSLSGEAVAGKVIGPSFSAAEVPDVLEAVLTTYRNLRQPGEHFIDAVRRIGLDPFKEAGKAARHPAAEEEEAAA